A genomic region of Pseudomonas sp. MPC6 contains the following coding sequences:
- a CDS encoding MFS transporter yields the protein MLWQLNQMLWVGGLWLLHIGLLPVLGHIGLAPLLIDEIVGMLNTLMVGFAAVCVIFQALVLVQAEGLASLWRDIRGQLLMTALYACAMYFAVRFGWPEAVRWHVFSYLVLGFSGLVLVLQPVPGWSGRVREAHP from the coding sequence ATGCTTTGGCAGCTGAACCAGATGTTATGGGTGGGCGGCCTGTGGCTGTTGCATATCGGTCTGCTGCCGGTGCTGGGTCATATCGGCCTGGCACCGCTGCTGATCGACGAAATCGTGGGCATGCTTAATACACTGATGGTGGGATTCGCCGCAGTGTGTGTGATTTTTCAGGCTTTGGTGCTGGTTCAGGCCGAGGGCCTTGCCAGTCTATGGCGCGATATTCGCGGGCAACTGCTGATGACGGCGCTGTATGCGTGTGCGATGTACTTCGCGGTGCGCTTCGGCTGGCCGGAGGCGGTGCGCTGGCACGTGTTCAGCTATCTGGTGCTGGGGTTTTCCGGCTTGGTGCTGGTATTGCAACCGGTGCCGGGATGGAGTGGCAGGGTGCGCGAAGCACACCCCTGA
- the greA gene encoding transcription elongation factor GreA, translating to MIKYPMTVQGAKALEEEHAHLTKVIRPKLSQDIGTARELGDLKENAEYHAAREQQGMVEARIRDIEGRIQNQVIIDVTTIPHTGKVIFGTTVEIANVETDERVTYHIVGEDEADFKLGKISVGSPLARALIAKEEGDVVAVKTPGGVIEYEIVEVRHI from the coding sequence ATGATCAAGTACCCAATGACTGTCCAGGGTGCCAAAGCCCTGGAAGAAGAACACGCTCACCTGACCAAGGTCATCCGTCCGAAGCTCAGCCAGGACATCGGCACGGCCCGCGAACTGGGTGACTTGAAGGAAAACGCCGAATACCACGCTGCCCGCGAGCAGCAGGGGATGGTCGAGGCGCGGATTCGTGACATCGAAGGCCGGATTCAGAACCAGGTCATCATCGATGTCACGACCATTCCTCACACCGGCAAAGTGATTTTCGGCACCACCGTTGAAATCGCCAATGTCGAGACGGATGAACGCGTCACTTACCACATCGTGGGTGAGGATGAGGCTGACTTCAAACTCGGCAAGATTTCGGTGGGTTCGCCACTGGCTCGCGCCTTGATTGCCAAGGAAGAGGGTGACGTGGTCGCCGTGAAAACGCCAGGCGGCGTTATCGAGTACGAGATTGTCGAAGTTCGTCACATCTGA